In Pseudophryne corroboree isolate aPseCor3 chromosome 3, aPseCor3.hap2, whole genome shotgun sequence, a genomic segment contains:
- the SPATA2 gene encoding spermatogenesis-associated protein 2 isoform X1 — protein sequence MDTKYKEDLFRKYVQFHESKLEASDSKQRAISDEYLRTAASALLSLPKIDPIYRFRLIRFYEVCENSLKSMRTSNLRSLHNAAAMLETIGINLFLYPWKKEYKNIKTYTGPFVYYVRSALIDEDIMHILNDMGYVKDLGTVYRLKEHVDTTQVKRVSFELFLARVECELLLEIYLQVKDKGYLELDVVNERRNSNEDVRGCTDEMKRRSECKESLNISMARMVLQKSASERAPSKDYFKQKVTKPSKSVDAYDSYWDSKNKPPLTAPLSLRKEAILVDGEDDLKNEIMRPSSSLLAMSSSLHGCSDEFLNLSSNPNGLLRANATFGYFPNEDDVDLYTDMDSRMLNVKRQELAKPDVWLFENKMNPSYHKRSHVAKETVLMKCQNCGVSSSGSICQKCDSMLIYRPDCPLLKQSNLPIKTSVQNDSYSSGSVLREKLSFGTSSQDRVSQQNPKMKPSTTLRCGFCNRAGASNTCTVCSKVSCDACVVAYSHEYCCRKSDHHKFASNNQLNYKSSQLSHIVYR from the exons ATGGATACAAAGTACAAAGAAGACCTCTTCAGAAAATATGTACAGTTCCATGAGTCCAAGCTGGAAGCTTCAGACAGTAAGCAGCGAGCCATTAGCGATGAGTATCTTCGCACTGCCGCCTCTGCCTTACTCAGCCTGCCAAAAATTGATCCCATATATCGATTTCGGCTGATCAGGTTCTACGAAGTTTGTGAGAATTCCCTGAAATCCATGCGGACTTCCAATTTACGCTCCCTCCATAATGCAGCTGCTATGCTGGAGACCATCGGTATTAATCTCTTCCTGTATCCATGGAAGAAAGAATACAAAAATATCAAG ACATACACTGGGCCATTTGTTTACTATGTGAGATCTGCTTTAATTGATGAAGACATCATGCATATTTTGAATGATATGGGTTATGTGAAAGATCTGGGCACAGTCTACAGACTAAAAGAACACGTAGACACCACTCAAGTCAAGAGAGTTTCCTTTGAACTTTTTCTAGCAAGAGTTGAATGTGAACTTCTACTGGAAATATATTTGCAAGTAAAAGATAAAGGATACTTGGAGCTTGATGTAGTAAATGAGCGCAGGAACAGTAATGAAGATGTTAGAGGGTGTACGGATGAAATGAAGAGGCGTTCTGAGTGTAAAGAATCCTTAAACATATCCATGGCAAGGATGGTCCTTCAGAAATCTGCCAGCGAAAGAGCTCCTTCGAAAGATTATTTCAAACAGAAGGTAACCAAACCATCCAAGTCAGTTGATGCATATGATAGCTACTGGGATAGCAAGAATAAGCCTCCTCTAACAGCCCCACTTAGCCTGAGAAAAGAAGCCATTTTGGTAGATGGAGAAGATGACCTGAAAAATGAAATCATGCGTCCTTCGTCCTCTTTGCTGGCCATGTCTAGCTCTCTGCATGGCTGCTCCGATGAGTTTTTAAATCTTTCGTCCAACCCTAATGGACTTTTACGAGCGAATGCAACATTTGGTTATTTTCCTAATGAAGATGATGTAGATTTATATACGGACATGGATTCTAGAATGTTAAATGTCAAAAGGCAGGAGCTTGCAAAGCCCGATGTCTGGCTATTTGAAAACAAGATGAATCCGTCTTATCATAAGCGTTCGCATGTAGCCAAAGAGACCGTTTTGATGAAGTGCCAAAATTGTGGTGTGTCCTCCAGTGGCTCTATATGCCAAAAGTGTGACAGTATGCTTATTTATAGACCAGACTGTCCTCTGCTCAAACAGAGCAACTTGCCTATCAAAACTTCTGTTCAGAATGACAGTTACTCCTCTGGCTCAGTGTTGCGCGAGAAGCTTTCCTTTGGGACGTCGTCCCAAGACAGGGTTTCTCAGCAAAACCCCAAAATGAAGCCTTCCACAACACTCCGCTGTGGCTTTTGCAACCGAGCCGGGGCTTCCAACACCTGCACAGTCTGTTCCAAAGTCTCGTGCGATGCTTGTGTTGTTGCCTATTCCCACGAATATTGTTGCAGAAAAAGCGATCATCATAAATTTGCATCAAACAATCAGCTAAATTATAAATCCTCCCAACTATCACATATTGTGTACAGATAA
- the SPATA2 gene encoding spermatogenesis-associated protein 2 isoform X2 → MAETYTGPFVYYVRSALIDEDIMHILNDMGYVKDLGTVYRLKEHVDTTQVKRVSFELFLARVECELLLEIYLQVKDKGYLELDVVNERRNSNEDVRGCTDEMKRRSECKESLNISMARMVLQKSASERAPSKDYFKQKVTKPSKSVDAYDSYWDSKNKPPLTAPLSLRKEAILVDGEDDLKNEIMRPSSSLLAMSSSLHGCSDEFLNLSSNPNGLLRANATFGYFPNEDDVDLYTDMDSRMLNVKRQELAKPDVWLFENKMNPSYHKRSHVAKETVLMKCQNCGVSSSGSICQKCDSMLIYRPDCPLLKQSNLPIKTSVQNDSYSSGSVLREKLSFGTSSQDRVSQQNPKMKPSTTLRCGFCNRAGASNTCTVCSKVSCDACVVAYSHEYCCRKSDHHKFASNNQLNYKSSQLSHIVYR, encoded by the coding sequence ACATACACTGGGCCATTTGTTTACTATGTGAGATCTGCTTTAATTGATGAAGACATCATGCATATTTTGAATGATATGGGTTATGTGAAAGATCTGGGCACAGTCTACAGACTAAAAGAACACGTAGACACCACTCAAGTCAAGAGAGTTTCCTTTGAACTTTTTCTAGCAAGAGTTGAATGTGAACTTCTACTGGAAATATATTTGCAAGTAAAAGATAAAGGATACTTGGAGCTTGATGTAGTAAATGAGCGCAGGAACAGTAATGAAGATGTTAGAGGGTGTACGGATGAAATGAAGAGGCGTTCTGAGTGTAAAGAATCCTTAAACATATCCATGGCAAGGATGGTCCTTCAGAAATCTGCCAGCGAAAGAGCTCCTTCGAAAGATTATTTCAAACAGAAGGTAACCAAACCATCCAAGTCAGTTGATGCATATGATAGCTACTGGGATAGCAAGAATAAGCCTCCTCTAACAGCCCCACTTAGCCTGAGAAAAGAAGCCATTTTGGTAGATGGAGAAGATGACCTGAAAAATGAAATCATGCGTCCTTCGTCCTCTTTGCTGGCCATGTCTAGCTCTCTGCATGGCTGCTCCGATGAGTTTTTAAATCTTTCGTCCAACCCTAATGGACTTTTACGAGCGAATGCAACATTTGGTTATTTTCCTAATGAAGATGATGTAGATTTATATACGGACATGGATTCTAGAATGTTAAATGTCAAAAGGCAGGAGCTTGCAAAGCCCGATGTCTGGCTATTTGAAAACAAGATGAATCCGTCTTATCATAAGCGTTCGCATGTAGCCAAAGAGACCGTTTTGATGAAGTGCCAAAATTGTGGTGTGTCCTCCAGTGGCTCTATATGCCAAAAGTGTGACAGTATGCTTATTTATAGACCAGACTGTCCTCTGCTCAAACAGAGCAACTTGCCTATCAAAACTTCTGTTCAGAATGACAGTTACTCCTCTGGCTCAGTGTTGCGCGAGAAGCTTTCCTTTGGGACGTCGTCCCAAGACAGGGTTTCTCAGCAAAACCCCAAAATGAAGCCTTCCACAACACTCCGCTGTGGCTTTTGCAACCGAGCCGGGGCTTCCAACACCTGCACAGTCTGTTCCAAAGTCTCGTGCGATGCTTGTGTTGTTGCCTATTCCCACGAATATTGTTGCAGAAAAAGCGATCATCATAAATTTGCATCAAACAATCAGCTAAATTATAAATCCTCCCAACTATCACATATTGTGTACAGATAA